From the genome of uncultured Bacteroides sp.:
ACCTGCCCCAACTAATCCATTAATGTATCCATATCAGGACGTTGGCTGGCAGGCAAGTGCTCTATGGCATCGAAGCATACGCCCAATACTCCTTGGGCTGTAGCAAGATCCATAACAAGGCTCCATATTTCTTGATCTATCGCATTCTGCTTCAAGCTTCGGTTCGCCCCTCGTTACTGAGTGATATTTTTAATAGGTCTAAAACTATATTTTGAGCTAATTCCTTTTTTGACATTTTTCAAAGTGAATTCACAATTTGTTTAATCTTGAAGAAATACTTAAGCCATATCATAGGCTCGCAAGCAAACAACCCATTTTCTTTCAACGCGCGTACTGTCTCCTTGTTGAGCAGCATTTTATTCTTCAGATTCGTACTTACACCACCCAATCGGAAAGTCAGGATAGCTTCTGGCACATACTTCATTTTCACTTTATTCACGTATGCAAAACGCATAATCAGTTCAAAGTCTGCAGCAATCTTATAACCTAACTTGTAGTAGCCGTATTTCTCAAACAAATCCTTTTTTGCATAAAACGTTGGATGAGACGGCATCATTCCTATACGATACATCCATGTACTAAAGAAACTTCCGCTATACCTGAATCGCTTGCCATTCTCTTCGTTTACATCTTCCTCATCCGCATAGATTGCTTCCGTTTGGCCGTTTTCAAAAGCCTTGGCAATCACATCAAAAGTATCCGTTCTATGGAAATAGTCATCAGAATTGATAATACCCACCACATCGCCAGTTGCCATTTTGATGCCCTTGTTAATAGCATCATACAAACCTTTATCTGGTTCTGAAATCCAACGCATACGTCCGTCAAAGCGAGTTTCGTACTCCTTCAGAAGCTCTACGGTATTATCCTTCGATTTACCATCTACGATGATATATTCATAGTTTTTATAGTTTTGCTTCAGTACACCTTCAATAGCATCCTTTATAACATGAGCACGATTGAACGTAACTGTAACAATAGAAATCTTTACACCCATAATTAAACTTTCATATGTGCATTTGCAATTCTTCTAATGCTCTCCTCGTAGCTCACCACACGGTACTTACCGTCGAAGTGGTTGGAGATGCTCATGTCGTAGGCAATGTTGCCGAATGCCTTGTGGATAAAGCACAACTGAGGCAACTTGCTCAGCAGACGCAAAGCTGGATTGAAGATGCGGGTTTGCCACATCTTGTTGCCCACAGCCTTGGCAATGTCTGCCACAATCTTGCTGGTCTTGATGTAGCACTCCTGCTGAGGATAGTATATACCGCCCTTGTTATTCTCGATAATCAAACGGATCAACTCGCACAGGTTATCTACATACACCATACTCTGCTTGTTCTCCAGCTTAGGGAAGATAGGCATCTTCTTGGCGAAGTTCACCAGACGAGGGAAGTTGTCGCGTGCATACTCGCTATAGATCAATGGCGGACGCATGATAGCCATCTGGAAGCCCGCCTGTCCTGAGCCTGTCGAAGTATCTACCAGTTTCAGCAATCCACGTTCTGCCATCATCTTACTCTTGCCATATACAGTTGGTTCCGATGGTACAGTTTCTGCCGTAATCATCTTCTCCTCACCCAGACCGCTCATGTCGCCATACACAATCTGGCTGCTCATCTGCACAAACAAGGGCACACCTTCGGCCTTTGCCTTGGTAGCCACATCGATAGGCAGCTGACCATTCACCTGATAGTACAGTTCCTCACTACCCTGGCGAGCATTAGCGTGAGCCAATC
Proteins encoded in this window:
- a CDS encoding glycosyltransferase family 2 protein; this encodes MGVKISIVTVTFNRAHVIKDAIEGVLKQNYKNYEYIIVDGKSKDNTVELLKEYETRFDGRMRWISEPDKGLYDAINKGIKMATGDVVGIINSDDYFHRTDTFDVIAKAFENGQTEAIYADEEDVNEENGKRFRYSGSFFSTWMYRIGMMPSHPTFYAKKDLFEKYGYYKLGYKIAADFELIMRFAYVNKVKMKYVPEAILTFRLGGVSTNLKNKMLLNKETVRALKENGLFACEPMIWLKYFFKIKQIVNSL
- a CDS encoding NAD-dependent epimerase/dehydratase family protein, translated to MAKKVMLVGVGGYIGGKFTEYIKKNYPNWQIDAVDSMNRKWAEADFTGYDAVYNVSGLAHANARQGSEELYYQVNGQLPIDVATKAKAEGVPLFVQMSSQIVYGDMSGLGEEKMITAETVPSEPTVYGKSKMMAERGLLKLVDTSTGSGQAGFQMAIMRPPLIYSEYARDNFPRLVNFAKKMPIFPKLENKQSMVYVDNLCELIRLIIENNKGGIYYPQQECYIKTSKIVADIAKAVGNKMWQTRIFNPALRLLSKLPQLCFIHKAFGNIAYDMSISNHFDGKYRVVSYEESIRRIANAHMKV